AGTAATAGTAACTTTTCAGTTGTATCAGGTGCAGGAATGGTTTTTACACCAACTACTGTACCGGTATTTTCATTCCACACATGTATTTCATCATTGATATTACGAATCATAGGATTAGCAATATACAGCAAATTGTCTTCCATATTTTTCCAATCAATGAAATTCAATGTTTCTTTAATTTGGTTAATATCATTGTCAATAATAAAGCCCCAAAAATAATATTTTCCCATTTTTCCTAGATCCATAGCACTATCGTAATAGCCTTTAATTGTTAAATTTTTATAAGTCATAGGAATTTTGAAATAAGTATAATTTTTATTGGTATCTGTACGATTTTCGACAGAAATGTAAGCTTTATTCTTATCAAAAGTTTGGATATTTGTATATTTTTGTAATTCACTTTTATTAGCATAAACTTCTTTGAAAAAATTAGGATTACAAAGAGTCAATGATTGTATTAATGTAAATTTATCTGCAGTAGCAACAGATGAATAGAATAAAATAAACAAAATAACAGCAATTTTGACCATGTTAATGTGAATTGACAATAATTGAAACCATATAATTCTTAGTATGCTGATTGTATAATTTTTACAACATAATAACAATGTTAAAGCATCTTTTCTTTTTAAAGAATTATTAAGATTTGTTTATTTATACTTAGTTTTATATTAGATACTAATATTAGAATATATAAATATATTTTATCAAGTATTAATCTAATTTATGTTTATTTATGGAAGATAGATCCCAAAATTATGAATTTATTAAAAAAACAGTTTGATTATTGAACTATTTACTATAACTTAAGCTAAGTAGTAAGTTGTATATGTTATTAAATTAATTAAGTTAAGTGGAGATAAATTATGAGTTCAACATTTGCAAATAAAATCCTTAAGGATTTATCTTCCTTTGATGATATTTCAATCAAAACATTTTTTGGGGGATTTAGTATTAATTGCAAAGGAGTAATGTTCGGTTGGATTGGTGAACAAGAGTTTTATTTAAGAGGTCATTCACATTATCGATCGGTTTTTATTGAATTGGGGATGACAACTTTAACCTTACCTTCAGGTATTTCGACAAAATCCTTAGATTATTACAAGGTAGGAGATGAATTATTTGAGGATTTACAAACATTTCATTCCATGGTTAAAATGGTTATTAAATATGCTCAGTTAGAACAAGATGAGAAGCTCAAATTAAAAAAGCAGCGAATTAAAACACTTCCCAATATAACACTCTCATTAGAAAAACTATTATTTAGTGTTGGTATTACCAATATAGAAATATTTTATAAGGTAGGATATTTAGAAGCATATTACAGGATGAAAAATAAGAATACTCGTATTTCGGGTAATGTTTTATTTATTTTATATGGCTCATTGAATCATCGTCATGTTGCTTCGTTATCTAAAGCAACTAAAAAACAGATTGAATTAACATACGAAGATTTTTTAAAAAACAAAAATGAAAATTAATTATTTAATTTTTAATTAATCTATTAATTTTGTTAACAGTTATCTTAATTATAGTTAATATTATTAAGATAACTGTATATGAGATAATAATATATGCAAAATCTATATTATTTATTATGTGGATGATCTTCTACGTGGTGCTCGTTTAAAAGTTTTTGGCGTGGGTAAATCAACTAATAATGCAGATGGATCATATTGACTAACAGGAATAGTATGATCAATTGCTTTTTCAATTGCTGGCAAATTTTGAGAATAACGTTCACAAGCAAGTGAAATTGAGTAACCTTCAGCCCCTGCACGCCCAGTTCTTCCAATTCTATGGCGGTAGTCATCACAATCATCAGGTAGATCATAATTAAAAACATGGGTAACATCAGGAATATGTAAACCACGTGCGGCAACATCCGTTGCGACTAAAATATCTAGATCACCTCGAGTAAATTGTTCTAAAATTGATAAGCGTTTTTTCTGAGCAATATCACCTGTTAATAGTCCTACACGATGACCATCTGCAATTAAATGTCGCCATATTTTTTCACAGGCAACTTTAGTGTTAGCAAATACGATGCAGCGATCTGGCCATTCTTCTTCAATAAGTGTTTGTAGTAATGCAAGTTTATCTTCATTAGATGGAAAAAATAGCTCTTCTTTGATTCGGTGGCCAATTTTTTGCTCAGGCTCAACCTCAACATATTGTGGATTATTCATATGCTCAAAAGCTAATTCACGTACATTATGTGTTAATGTTGCAGAAAATAACATTGTCAATCGTTTTGAAGGAGGAGACATATGTTTAAAAATCCAACGGACATCACGAATAAATCCTAAGTCAAACATACGATCAGCTTCATCCAAAACGGCAACCTGAATTGCTTCTAAATTTATATAATTTTGTTTGGCATAGTCAATTAACCGTCCCGTGGTAGCAATTAAAATATCTACGCCAGCTGATAACATTTTTAATTGTTTATCATAACCATCACCACCGAAAGCTAACCCTAACTTAAGACCAGTTTCTTCAGATAGTACTTCTGCATCGTGATAAATTTGTACCACAAGTTCTCGAGTTGGCGCTATAATAATTGCTCGAGGTTGGTTTGCTTTATGATCTGGTAATGGCTCATGATTTAATAAATGATTAAATGTTGAGGCCAAAAAAGCAATGGTTTTACCTGTTCCTGTCTGTCCTTGCCCAGCTATATCAATTCCATTTGTTGTTAACGGTAATGTTTGTTCTTGAATTGGCGTGCAATAAGTAAAGCCTTTCTTATCAAGTGCTTTTATCACTAGCGGATGTAATGGGAATTGACTAAAAGTTGTTTTGGTAAGATAAGATGGAATCATTGTGGTTTCAAATGTAATTATCAAAGTCTAAGAATTATAGCATATTAGTCATATAGACATCACTAATAATTATGCTCTATTATACTAATTGCTAGTATAAAAATGGAAAATTTATTAATATTATAAATATAAATATTTATTGGGGGATAACCAAATGAGTAATAATATTGTTTCACTTTCTGAAGCGACATTTGACAAACAAATCAATGATACTGAAAAACCAATATTGGTCGATTTTTGGGCTGAATGGTGTAGGCCTTGTAAAATGATTGCACCAATTTTAGAAGAAGTCGCACAAGAATACGGTGATAAAGTGATCTTTGCTAAAGTTAATATTGAGGAAAATCCTAGTATAGCCCCTAAATTTAATATACGTGGAATCCCTACACTATTAATTTTCAAACATGGTAAAGTTGTTGCAACGCAAGTTGGAGAATCATCTAAAGCACAGCTAAAAAGCTTTATTGATGGGCAGCTTTAATTGTGTTAGATCATTATTACAAATAATAAGAGTAATAAAAATTACTCTTATTATTTATTTTAAATAAATATATCTCACAGATAAAGTATAATTAAATATAGACACAGTGCATTTTTTAGTGTACATTGCTAACCTCTTACAAGAACTCCTTTCTGCAATCCATTGTTTTTATTGATTAAGTGGGTGAATAGTTTATATCTAAACGCATATTGTCATCAAAAATTAATAATTGATTGCGTTTGTTTATTGCCAGAAAGAGGTTTTTTATAAGTAAATTAAAGAAATATACAAAAAATAGCGGTAATTGCAAACATATCAATTTTATCCTCAAGAATTTTTAAAATTATGAATTTAACTGAATTAAAAAACACTTCTGTCTCCGAGCTTGTAGCGCTTGGTGAAAAAACAATGGGTCTTGAAAATCTTGCTCGTCTTAGAAAACAAGACATTATTTTTGCAATTTTAAAGCAGCATGCTAAAAGCGGTGAAGATATTTTTGGCGATGGTGTGCTTGAAATTTTGCAAGATGGGTTCGGTTTTTTACGTTCTGCCGATAGCTCATACTTAGCAGGACCTGACGATATTTATGTATCACCAAGCCAAATTAGGCGATTTAATTTAAGAACGGGCGATACAATTGCTGGAAAAATCAGACCGCCAAAAGAGGGCGAACGTTATTTTGCCTTACTTAAAGTTAACGAAGTTAATCATGATAAACCTGAAGATGCTCGCAATAAAATCCTCTTTGAAAACTTAACTCCACTTCATCCAAACTCTAGATTACGCATGGAACGCGGCAATGGTTCTACCGAAGATATTACAGCTAGAGTACTTGATTTAGCTTCACCGATTGGTAAAGGTCAACGTGGTTTGATCGTTGCGCCTCCAAAAGCTGGTAAAACCATGCTACTGCAAAACATTGCACAAAGTTTGGCTGTGAATCATCCTGAGTGTGAACTCGTGGTATTGATGATTGATGAACGACCAGAAGAAGTCACTGAAATGCAACGTTTGGTAAAAGGTGAAGTAGTTGCATCAACTTTTGATGAGCCTGCTGCAAGGCATGTTCAGGTTGCTGAAATGGTTATTGAACGCGCTAAACGTTTAGTGGAACATAAAAAAGATGTCATTATTTTACTCGATTCAATTACTCGTCTAGCACGCGCCTATAACACGGTTGTTCCGTCATCAGGTAAAGTATTAACTGGTGGTGTAGATGCAAATGCATTACATCGACCAAAACGTTTTTTTGGTGCAGCACGTAATGTTGAAGAAGGTGGTAGTTTAACTATTATTGCAACCGCACTGATTGATACTGGCTCAAAAATGGATGAAGTCATTTACGAAGAGTTTAAAGGTACGGGTAATATGGAGGTACATTTATCTCGTAAAATTGCAGAGCGGCGTGTATTCCCTGCAATTGACTTTAATCGCTCTGGTACTCGTAAAGAAGATTTAATGACTTCACCAGATGAGTTACAAAAAATGTGGATTTTGCGCAAAATTCTTAACCCAATGGGTGAAATCGACGCGATGGAATTTTTGATTGATAAACTTGCCATGACTAAAACGAATGATGAGTTTTTTGAAATGATGAAGCGTTCATGATTTGCGTAATTAGTACTAAATATAATTAAAGTTACTAAAAAAGCCGTATTATATTCTGATACGGTTTTTTTGTGGAAAAATAGAGCGTAATTTATAAAACTTAAATAAGTTTTAGGTATTGTTAAAAAGCCTTAGAGTTTAAGGTTATATAGATTTAATATAGGAGCCAAATCATGTCTAAACAACAAATCGGTGTTATTGGAATGGCAGTTATGGGCCGCAACCTTGCGCTCAATATTGAAAGTCGTGGATTTTCTGTTGCTATCTATAATCGTTCTAAAGATAAAACAGAACAAGTAATGGCGGAACATTCTGATAAGCAATTGGTTCCTTATTTCACGATTGAAGATTTTGTAAATTCATTAGAAAAACCTCG
The sequence above is drawn from the Gilliamella apicola genome and encodes:
- a CDS encoding TfoX/Sxy family protein — its product is MSSTFANKILKDLSSFDDISIKTFFGGFSINCKGVMFGWIGEQEFYLRGHSHYRSVFIELGMTTLTLPSGISTKSLDYYKVGDELFEDLQTFHSMVKMVIKYAQLEQDEKLKLKKQRIKTLPNITLSLEKLLFSVGITNIEIFYKVGYLEAYYRMKNKNTRISGNVLFILYGSLNHRHVASLSKATKKQIELTYEDFLKNKNEN
- the rhlB gene encoding ATP-dependent RNA helicase RhlB, producing MIPSYLTKTTFSQFPLHPLVIKALDKKGFTYCTPIQEQTLPLTTNGIDIAGQGQTGTGKTIAFLASTFNHLLNHEPLPDHKANQPRAIIIAPTRELVVQIYHDAEVLSEETGLKLGLAFGGDGYDKQLKMLSAGVDILIATTGRLIDYAKQNYINLEAIQVAVLDEADRMFDLGFIRDVRWIFKHMSPPSKRLTMLFSATLTHNVRELAFEHMNNPQYVEVEPEQKIGHRIKEELFFPSNEDKLALLQTLIEEEWPDRCIVFANTKVACEKIWRHLIADGHRVGLLTGDIAQKKRLSILEQFTRGDLDILVATDVAARGLHIPDVTHVFNYDLPDDCDDYRHRIGRTGRAGAEGYSISLACERYSQNLPAIEKAIDHTIPVSQYDPSALLVDLPTPKTFKRAPRRRSST
- the trxA gene encoding thioredoxin TrxA; the protein is MSNNIVSLSEATFDKQINDTEKPILVDFWAEWCRPCKMIAPILEEVAQEYGDKVIFAKVNIEENPSIAPKFNIRGIPTLLIFKHGKVVATQVGESSKAQLKSFIDGQL
- the rho gene encoding transcription termination factor Rho, whose protein sequence is MNLTELKNTSVSELVALGEKTMGLENLARLRKQDIIFAILKQHAKSGEDIFGDGVLEILQDGFGFLRSADSSYLAGPDDIYVSPSQIRRFNLRTGDTIAGKIRPPKEGERYFALLKVNEVNHDKPEDARNKILFENLTPLHPNSRLRMERGNGSTEDITARVLDLASPIGKGQRGLIVAPPKAGKTMLLQNIAQSLAVNHPECELVVLMIDERPEEVTEMQRLVKGEVVASTFDEPAARHVQVAEMVIERAKRLVEHKKDVIILLDSITRLARAYNTVVPSSGKVLTGGVDANALHRPKRFFGAARNVEEGGSLTIIATALIDTGSKMDEVIYEEFKGTGNMEVHLSRKIAERRVFPAIDFNRSGTRKEDLMTSPDELQKMWILRKILNPMGEIDAMEFLIDKLAMTKTNDEFFEMMKRS